In Armatimonadota bacterium, one DNA window encodes the following:
- a CDS encoding transcriptional repressor, whose amino-acid sequence MSATPEALQDPIEHCKEVLKASGVRVTHQRLEVFREVVDSRLHPDAETVFKGVRARIPTISLDTVYRTLWLLKDLGLITTLGLPHERHRFDGNMRPHHHFVCTGCGLTADFYSEELDRLAVAEAVREFGDVDRTQVEVRGLCRKCLQGATPRRHEQGG is encoded by the coding sequence GTCTGCTACTCCCGAAGCCTTGCAAGACCCCATCGAGCACTGCAAGGAGGTCCTCAAGGCCTCGGGCGTGCGCGTCACCCACCAGCGCCTCGAAGTCTTCCGCGAGGTCGTGGATTCCCGTTTGCATCCCGATGCTGAAACCGTCTTCAAGGGAGTTCGGGCGCGGATCCCGACAATCTCTCTCGACACCGTCTATCGGACCCTGTGGCTGCTCAAAGATCTGGGCCTCATCACCACTCTCGGGCTTCCCCACGAGCGGCACCGGTTCGACGGCAACATGCGGCCACACCACCACTTCGTCTGCACCGGCTGTGGCCTGACGGCGGACTTCTACAGCGAGGAGCTGGACAGATTAGCCGTTGCCGAGGCCGTGCGCGAGTTCGGCGATGTGGACAGGACACAGGTCGAAGTACGGGGACTTTGCCGCAAATGCCTTCAGGGCGCGACACCGAGGAGGCACGAGCAGGGCGGATAG